In Rhodococcus sp. OK302, one genomic interval encodes:
- a CDS encoding MFS transporter — MSVSADQTSAINPEDVRATKRDWAGLVVLAFAVLLIAVDGTVLDLALPFISADLEPSSTQLLWIIDVYSFILAGLLITMGTLGDRIGRRKLLLIGAVGFGLASIIAAMATTPEMLIAARVLQGISGATLMPATLGLIRTIFINPRQRTEAIGVWGAMAGGGTAAGPLVGGWLLEHFWWGSVFLINIPVMIALVILGPILIPESKDPNPGRFDLISAGLSMATMLPLVYAIKESVVHGVSFTLFAVALVGLAAGVAFVRRQRSLKDPMLDLKLFANPAFSTAVLTNLLSIFALAGVLFFGSQYLQLVLGNGAFDAGLLMLPGMLLSAFTAVAGAWLIRRWTVSQVLSAGLLVAGIGAAMMLALGVDSGPMMFVIGFGLAGAGVGVALTLTSDLVISSVAPERAGAASAVSETAYELGIALGVAILGSVVMAIFRKGIDVSMLDGDQAHAAQGTLGGALEEAKHLPVEAGSALADSAKSAFVDGMHVASGATALVLFISAALVLRMLRSTPENAKR; from the coding sequence ATGTCAGTGTCGGCAGATCAGACGTCTGCAATCAATCCCGAGGATGTTCGGGCAACCAAGCGCGACTGGGCGGGCCTGGTGGTCCTCGCGTTTGCGGTGTTGCTCATCGCGGTCGACGGCACGGTGCTCGATCTCGCCCTGCCGTTCATCAGCGCGGACCTGGAACCGAGCAGCACTCAGCTGCTCTGGATCATCGACGTCTACTCGTTCATCCTCGCGGGTCTCCTCATCACGATGGGCACGCTCGGTGACCGCATTGGTAGGCGAAAGCTCCTACTCATCGGCGCGGTGGGCTTCGGTCTCGCGTCGATCATCGCGGCTATGGCCACTACCCCGGAAATGCTGATCGCAGCCCGCGTTCTGCAAGGTATTTCCGGTGCGACGCTTATGCCCGCGACGCTGGGCCTGATCCGCACCATCTTCATTAACCCTCGTCAGCGCACCGAAGCAATCGGCGTCTGGGGAGCCATGGCCGGCGGCGGTACCGCAGCCGGCCCGCTGGTCGGCGGCTGGTTGCTCGAGCACTTCTGGTGGGGTTCCGTCTTCCTCATCAACATCCCGGTCATGATCGCCCTGGTTATCCTCGGCCCGATCCTGATCCCGGAGTCCAAGGACCCCAACCCCGGCCGATTCGATCTGATCAGCGCGGGCCTGTCGATGGCAACGATGCTTCCGTTGGTCTACGCGATCAAGGAATCCGTCGTCCACGGTGTCAGCTTCACGTTGTTCGCTGTCGCCCTGGTCGGCCTGGCCGCAGGTGTTGCCTTCGTTCGTCGTCAACGGAGCCTGAAGGATCCGATGTTGGATCTGAAACTGTTTGCGAATCCGGCGTTCTCCACCGCAGTGCTGACAAACCTGCTCTCGATTTTCGCTCTGGCCGGTGTGTTGTTCTTCGGCTCGCAGTACCTGCAGTTGGTGCTCGGTAACGGTGCATTCGACGCCGGTCTGTTGATGCTGCCCGGTATGTTGCTGAGCGCCTTCACCGCGGTGGCAGGTGCCTGGCTGATTCGCCGATGGACGGTGTCGCAGGTGCTCAGCGCCGGTTTGCTCGTTGCCGGTATCGGCGCGGCAATGATGCTGGCACTGGGTGTGGACAGTGGTCCGATGATGTTCGTGATCGGCTTCGGTCTGGCCGGAGCGGGTGTCGGTGTGGCCTTGACTCTTACTTCGGATTTGGTGATCAGCTCGGTTGCACCCGAGCGCGCCGGTGCCGCGTCGGCGGTGTCCGAGACAGCCTACGAACTTGGTATTGCGCTGGGCGTGGCAATCCTGGGTAGCGTCGTCATGGCGATCTTCCGCAAGGGAATCGACGTCTCCATGCTCGACGGCGATCAAGCACACGCAGCGCAGGGCACCCTCGGCGGTGCGCTCGAAGAAGCCAAGCACCTGCCCGTCGAGGCAGGATCGGCATTGGCGGATTCTGCGAAGTCGGCCTTTGTCGACGGTATGCACGTTGCCTCCGGCGCTACTGCTCTGGTGCTGTTCATCAGCGCTGCGCTGGTGCTGCGGATGCTGCGGAGTACACCGGAGAACGCGAAGCGTTAG
- a CDS encoding TetR/AcrR family transcriptional regulator, which yields MAQGTRDRILDALEKLLLVSGVAQVTLEGVATEAGVSKGGLLYHFPSKEALLAAMVRRLGERSDQQLADAVAGGTSATEFYLQIPDSSTAEELALFRSIIAALRTVDGQHDEIQKAVIEVMRSWDQGLQTENSDPVQAEIIRLVGDGIYLAAMLGLPQPDPELHRQVIERLMP from the coding sequence ATGGCTCAAGGCACACGTGATCGCATCCTCGACGCACTGGAGAAGTTACTGCTGGTCAGTGGCGTCGCGCAGGTCACGCTCGAAGGTGTTGCCACTGAAGCCGGGGTATCAAAGGGCGGACTTCTGTACCACTTCCCCAGTAAGGAAGCTCTCCTTGCCGCGATGGTCCGCAGGCTCGGCGAACGCTCCGATCAACAACTGGCCGACGCCGTTGCCGGTGGCACGTCCGCAACCGAGTTCTATCTTCAGATTCCGGATTCGAGCACCGCTGAAGAACTGGCGCTGTTCCGCTCGATCATCGCCGCACTACGGACCGTCGACGGCCAGCACGACGAAATCCAGAAAGCTGTCATCGAAGTGATGCGCAGCTGGGACCAGGGTCTGCAGACGGAGAATTCCGATCCCGTTCAAGCCGAAATCATCCGCCTCGTCGGCGACGGCATCTACCTCGCCGCAATGCTCGGACTCCCCCAACCGGATCCCGAACTGCACCGTCAGGTGATCGAGCGGCTGATGCCGTGA
- the ilvA gene encoding threonine ammonia-lyase IlvA yields MSNSPEVVATKSTLPALDAREIDAAIERIQDVIAATPLQYSERLSALTGAKVYLKREDLQSVRSYKIRGAFNLIAQLTDEELAAGVVAASAGNHAQGVAYACRRMQIQGRIYVPANTPKQKRDRIRAHGGEFVELFMIGETYDAAAAAAVEDVARTGATMVAPFDDPRTAAGQGTIAAEILQQLDAPLDAIVVPVGGGGCIAGIATYLHERSPKTSIVGIEPSGAASMTAALVAGAPVTLPVVDPFVDGAAVKRIGDLPYEVVSRLGAAVVSHASLPLVARQLSGLPGSGSFVVNQIDEGAICTAMLEIYQNEGIIAEPAGALSVAALQNLTLEPGSTVVCLISGGNNDVSRYGEILERSLVHLGLKHYFLVDFPQEPGALRRFLSEVLGPDDDISLFEYVKRNNRETGAALVGIELGSADGLSSLLERMERAPMKSERLEPGSPAYRYLT; encoded by the coding sequence GTGTCTAACTCGCCCGAGGTCGTAGCTACCAAGTCCACCCTGCCGGCGCTCGACGCGCGGGAAATTGACGCGGCGATCGAGCGAATTCAAGACGTTATTGCGGCCACGCCTTTGCAGTACAGCGAGAGGCTGTCAGCGCTGACCGGCGCCAAGGTGTACCTCAAGCGTGAAGACCTGCAAAGTGTTCGCTCGTACAAGATCCGTGGTGCGTTCAACCTGATCGCACAGTTGACCGACGAGGAACTTGCCGCGGGCGTTGTGGCTGCCAGTGCCGGAAACCACGCCCAGGGTGTCGCGTATGCCTGCCGGCGGATGCAGATCCAGGGCCGGATCTACGTGCCGGCGAATACGCCGAAGCAGAAGCGCGACCGGATCCGCGCTCACGGCGGCGAGTTTGTCGAACTTTTCATGATCGGTGAAACGTACGACGCGGCTGCTGCGGCAGCTGTCGAGGATGTTGCGCGAACGGGCGCCACCATGGTTGCTCCCTTTGACGACCCGCGTACCGCGGCCGGTCAGGGGACAATCGCCGCAGAAATCTTGCAGCAGCTGGATGCGCCCCTCGACGCGATTGTTGTCCCGGTCGGCGGCGGTGGGTGCATCGCAGGCATCGCTACCTACCTGCATGAGCGTTCGCCGAAGACGTCCATTGTCGGCATCGAGCCGTCCGGCGCGGCGTCGATGACGGCGGCCCTGGTGGCTGGTGCCCCCGTGACGCTGCCGGTGGTGGATCCGTTTGTGGACGGCGCAGCGGTCAAGCGAATCGGTGATCTTCCGTACGAGGTGGTCTCGCGTTTGGGCGCTGCCGTGGTTTCCCATGCGTCGTTGCCGTTGGTTGCCCGTCAGCTGTCCGGCCTTCCCGGTTCAGGCTCGTTTGTGGTGAACCAGATCGACGAAGGCGCAATCTGCACGGCGATGCTCGAGATCTATCAGAACGAGGGCATCATTGCTGAACCGGCGGGCGCGCTTTCTGTTGCAGCACTTCAGAATTTGACTCTCGAGCCAGGGTCGACCGTCGTGTGCCTGATTTCCGGTGGAAACAACGACGTCTCGCGCTACGGAGAAATCCTCGAGCGTTCGTTGGTGCATCTGGGGCTCAAGCATTACTTCCTGGTGGATTTCCCGCAGGAGCCGGGCGCGCTGCGCCGGTTCCTCTCCGAAGTGCTGGGCCCGGACGACGACATCTCGCTGTTCGAGTACGTCAAGCGCAACAACCGTGAGACTGGCGCAGCGTTGGTCGGTATCGAACTGGGCTCCGCCGACGGTTTGTCGTCGTTGCTCGAACGTATGGAGCGCGCACCGATGAAGTCCGAGCGGCTCGAGCCGGGAAGTCCGGCGTACCGCTATTTGACGTAG
- a CDS encoding phytanoyl-CoA dioxygenase family protein, translated as MGTDKLGTSLPWVDAIADSFPRYSFASFHVDQLPALNALNGALVVDDLKGVPPLGFRIDGTTYTWTATARGIEVVVGDERAETLVELDEATFSSYLNELLTASGSFRTERATMLRGTVDTWRRWEPATRALVSGRPIYTDAVWDTLIGLDGEPLDLLRRFPADGDRDEMRHFLATAGYLHIKGVYSPEEIATFRDEVEYARSQTAPGDPFSWWSLNADSDEVVTRINYLGRYSKVLQELCFEPRLTDFARLANPNFRVCDDRLDGPMVFIKSSNIVKGDGDLGWHVDDGIGGHPVLCPLIQGGIQLDYANPANGQLMVLAGSHRYANHRHQWGEEGNLPVAKLETEPGDLTLHFGDVMHSTPPPTGQAAGRRALYYKFSEEKTFEWVPPGCHYNDALFHADAAGAMSARAATAQAVNDRV; from the coding sequence ATGGGTACCGACAAGCTGGGAACAAGCCTTCCGTGGGTTGATGCAATTGCGGATTCCTTCCCGAGGTATTCATTCGCTTCATTCCATGTGGATCAACTTCCTGCATTGAATGCACTGAACGGCGCCCTGGTTGTCGATGATCTGAAAGGTGTGCCGCCGTTAGGTTTTCGGATTGACGGAACCACTTATACCTGGACGGCCACGGCGCGCGGCATCGAGGTTGTCGTCGGAGATGAGAGGGCCGAGACACTCGTCGAACTCGACGAAGCGACGTTCTCGTCGTACCTGAACGAGCTGTTGACTGCCAGCGGATCATTTCGTACCGAGCGCGCCACGATGCTTCGGGGCACGGTGGACACGTGGCGGCGATGGGAGCCGGCAACACGAGCATTGGTCTCCGGTCGGCCGATTTACACCGATGCAGTGTGGGACACGCTGATCGGCCTGGACGGCGAACCACTCGACTTGCTTCGTAGATTCCCGGCCGACGGTGATCGTGACGAGATGCGACACTTCCTCGCGACAGCCGGATATCTCCATATCAAGGGGGTGTACTCGCCCGAAGAGATTGCGACGTTCCGCGACGAGGTCGAATACGCTCGATCCCAGACGGCGCCGGGTGATCCGTTCTCGTGGTGGTCGCTCAACGCCGATAGTGATGAGGTGGTCACCCGAATCAACTATCTCGGCCGCTATTCAAAGGTATTGCAGGAGCTGTGCTTCGAGCCTCGATTGACTGATTTCGCTCGCCTGGCCAACCCGAACTTTCGCGTGTGTGACGACCGTCTGGACGGACCGATGGTCTTCATCAAGTCCTCCAACATCGTCAAGGGTGACGGAGACCTCGGCTGGCATGTCGACGACGGCATCGGTGGTCATCCAGTCCTGTGCCCACTCATTCAGGGCGGAATCCAGCTCGACTACGCAAATCCCGCCAACGGTCAGCTCATGGTTCTGGCAGGTTCACACCGGTACGCCAATCACCGGCATCAGTGGGGTGAAGAGGGCAATTTGCCGGTGGCGAAACTCGAAACCGAGCCCGGCGACCTCACCCTCCACTTCGGCGATGTCATGCACAGCACGCCGCCGCCCACCGGCCAAGCTGCAGGCCGACGCGCTCTCTACTACAAGTTCTCCGAAGAGAAGACCTTCGAGTGGGTGCCCCCGGGATGCCACTACAACGATGCGCTCTTCCATGCTGATGCGGCCGGTGCCATGTCGGCGCGCGCGGCCACCGCACAGGCGGTCAACGACCGCGTGTGA
- a CDS encoding IclR family transcriptional regulator: MSSVKEIQSVRNACRVFEAISQMQPVGVSDLARTIDIDKSAVHRLAVTLHSAGWLERTEDGRWTVSPTILATIRASATTTLATDVRHLVEAARDQSGETAMLVVPEGNRLMIVDAAESRQTLRVSVTVGTEMLARTSSALRAIAAHLPADELGPWRMVDSDLTDASLAKIRRRGWAQNDGEGYDGTRAVGAALLRGDDVPVAALVICAPSTRFQPERAQEHGALVARLAESWTGR; this comes from the coding sequence ATGTCCTCCGTCAAGGAAATTCAGTCGGTCCGTAACGCGTGCCGAGTATTCGAAGCAATTTCTCAGATGCAGCCAGTCGGGGTCAGCGACCTCGCTCGCACCATCGACATCGACAAGAGCGCCGTACATCGCCTGGCGGTCACCCTGCACTCAGCAGGCTGGCTCGAACGCACCGAGGACGGACGATGGACTGTTTCGCCGACAATACTGGCCACGATCCGCGCGTCCGCGACCACGACTCTTGCGACCGACGTTCGACACCTTGTAGAAGCTGCTCGGGATCAGTCCGGGGAAACAGCAATGCTCGTGGTTCCCGAAGGCAATCGACTGATGATCGTGGATGCCGCCGAAAGCCGCCAAACCCTGCGGGTTTCCGTGACAGTCGGAACGGAGATGCTGGCTCGAACCAGCTCCGCACTGCGCGCTATCGCCGCCCACTTGCCGGCCGACGAACTCGGTCCGTGGCGGATGGTCGACTCCGATCTGACGGACGCCTCGCTCGCTAAGATCCGCCGGCGCGGCTGGGCACAGAATGACGGCGAAGGATACGACGGCACCCGAGCAGTCGGTGCCGCACTACTTCGAGGCGACGACGTACCGGTCGCGGCCTTGGTTATCTGCGCGCCTTCCACACGCTTTCAGCCCGAGCGGGCGCAAGAACACGGCGCCCTGGTTGCTCGCCTTGCAGAGTCCTGGACCGGACGCTGA
- a CDS encoding amidohydrolase family protein: protein MTSYDGIPIIDTHIGFRESGYDEYAFITRQTKDQQSLNEFSMPAQYMFKGVPDNLSTDDPVSVTLKEMDKHGIEIGMVSMAKESGKRAVTLFPDRFVPQGSAVDPNDIMGTLNRMTREYEEFGIVSVSSFAAGTFPQVALNAPQMYPIYAKCVELDIPIFACAGIAGPRLKSAVQHVELIDDVMFDFPDLVFVTRHGCEPWEALAVKLMLKWPNLYYSTSAFAPKHYPKAIVDYANTRGADKIIYAGYFPAGLTLDRIFDDMPQVPFNADVWPKFLHENARKVLKLKS from the coding sequence ATGACCTCCTACGACGGCATCCCGATCATCGACACACACATCGGGTTTCGCGAGTCAGGCTACGACGAGTACGCGTTCATCACGCGGCAGACCAAGGATCAGCAGAGCCTCAACGAATTCAGCATGCCGGCGCAGTACATGTTCAAGGGCGTGCCCGACAACCTATCCACCGACGATCCCGTCTCCGTGACCCTGAAGGAGATGGACAAGCACGGCATCGAGATCGGCATGGTCAGCATGGCAAAGGAGTCGGGAAAGCGCGCGGTCACACTCTTCCCGGACCGGTTCGTTCCGCAGGGTTCCGCGGTCGACCCCAACGACATCATGGGCACACTCAACCGAATGACCCGCGAGTACGAAGAATTCGGCATCGTCTCGGTGAGTTCCTTTGCGGCTGGAACGTTCCCGCAGGTGGCTCTCAACGCGCCGCAGATGTACCCGATCTACGCCAAGTGCGTCGAACTGGATATCCCGATCTTCGCGTGCGCCGGCATCGCCGGGCCCAGGCTCAAATCCGCAGTCCAGCACGTCGAATTGATCGACGATGTGATGTTCGATTTTCCGGACCTGGTTTTTGTCACCCGGCACGGCTGCGAACCCTGGGAGGCGCTGGCCGTCAAGCTGATGCTCAAATGGCCCAATCTCTATTACTCCACCTCGGCATTCGCGCCCAAGCACTACCCCAAGGCAATCGTCGACTATGCCAACACTCGCGGGGCCGACAAAATCATCTACGCTGGATACTTTCCGGCTGGATTGACGCTGGACCGAATCTTCGACGACATGCCGCAGGTTCCGTTCAACGCCGACGTGTGGCCCAAGTTCCTCCACGAAAACGCCCGCAAGGTACTGAAACTGAAAAGCTGA
- a CDS encoding pyruvate dehydrogenase: MSPKTVADQLVQQLLDARVSRIYGIVGDSLNPIVDAVRRTGGSTKGGIDWIHVRHEEAAAFAAAADAQITGRLAVCAGSCGPGNLHLINGLYDAHRSGAPVLAIASHIPSAQIGMGYFQETHPERILIECSSYTELISTAVQSPRVVQSAIQHSVSRSGVSVIVLPGDIADCPAEGTPPALVATRRPALVPDTEDVTALAEVINASKKVAIFAGIGVRGARDEVLELAETVGAPIGHTLRGKEWIQYDNPYDVGMTGLLGYGAAHDGMHGADLLLLIGTDFPYDQFLPHTVRTAQIDSAAEKLGRRTSLDLAVHGDVAATLAAVIPQLDRKEDRVFLEDMLATHNTLMTKVVGAYTDPVKQRTPIHPEYAASILDDLAADDAIFTADTGMCNVWTARYLNPNGSRRFLSSALHGSMANALPHAMGAQWASPGRQVISVSGDGGLSMLLGELVTVAMYRLPVKIVVFNNSTLGMVKLEMLVDGLPDFGVDVPRVDYAAVAAALGIFSRRIENPADIESGIRAALGHDGPALVDLVTDPLALSLPPTITGGQVKGFALAMSKMVMNGGVGEAVQMAKSNLRNVPRPSQFNPRG, encoded by the coding sequence ATGAGTCCGAAAACCGTTGCAGATCAATTGGTTCAACAGTTGCTTGATGCCAGAGTGAGTCGGATCTACGGCATCGTCGGAGACAGTCTCAACCCCATCGTGGACGCAGTGCGGCGCACCGGCGGATCCACGAAGGGGGGTATCGACTGGATTCATGTCCGGCATGAGGAAGCAGCAGCCTTTGCTGCCGCAGCGGATGCGCAGATCACGGGACGGTTGGCGGTCTGTGCCGGCTCGTGCGGCCCCGGAAACCTGCATCTGATCAACGGGCTTTACGACGCACATCGCTCGGGCGCGCCGGTCCTTGCGATTGCGTCGCACATTCCGAGTGCTCAGATCGGGATGGGTTACTTTCAGGAAACCCATCCCGAGCGCATCTTGATCGAATGTTCGAGCTATACCGAACTGATCAGCACGGCAGTGCAGTCGCCGCGCGTCGTACAGTCTGCAATTCAACATTCGGTGTCCCGCAGCGGTGTCTCGGTGATCGTCCTCCCTGGTGACATCGCGGATTGTCCCGCGGAAGGAACGCCGCCGGCTCTGGTGGCAACGCGTCGGCCGGCGCTTGTCCCGGATACCGAAGATGTCACGGCGTTGGCTGAGGTGATCAACGCGTCGAAAAAGGTGGCGATCTTCGCCGGCATCGGGGTGCGAGGTGCCCGCGACGAAGTCCTCGAATTGGCTGAAACTGTTGGCGCGCCCATCGGCCACACTTTGCGGGGCAAAGAGTGGATTCAGTACGACAACCCGTACGACGTCGGGATGACGGGTCTTCTGGGTTACGGTGCTGCACACGACGGTATGCACGGGGCTGATCTGTTGCTCCTGATCGGAACGGATTTTCCGTACGATCAGTTTCTGCCACACACTGTGCGGACCGCTCAGATCGATTCTGCAGCAGAGAAATTGGGCCGTCGAACCAGCTTGGATCTTGCGGTGCACGGAGATGTTGCAGCCACACTCGCGGCGGTGATTCCCCAATTGGACCGCAAGGAAGACCGGGTTTTCCTCGAAGACATGCTCGCTACGCACAACACACTCATGACCAAAGTTGTCGGGGCATATACCGATCCGGTAAAGCAGCGAACGCCGATTCACCCCGAATATGCTGCATCGATCCTCGACGACCTTGCCGCGGACGACGCCATCTTCACCGCTGACACCGGCATGTGCAATGTGTGGACGGCACGCTATCTCAATCCCAACGGTTCCCGGCGATTTCTTTCGTCGGCCTTGCACGGTTCCATGGCCAATGCATTGCCACACGCTATGGGCGCGCAATGGGCAAGCCCAGGCCGGCAGGTCATTTCGGTCTCCGGCGACGGGGGACTGTCGATGTTGCTCGGCGAACTGGTGACGGTTGCGATGTACCGACTGCCGGTCAAGATCGTTGTGTTCAACAATTCGACCTTGGGAATGGTCAAACTCGAGATGTTGGTGGATGGTCTACCCGATTTCGGCGTCGACGTTCCACGAGTCGACTACGCAGCGGTTGCTGCGGCCTTGGGGATCTTCTCGCGTCGTATCGAAAACCCCGCTGATATCGAATCCGGTATTCGCGCTGCGCTCGGTCACGACGGTCCGGCATTGGTCGATCTTGTGACGGATCCGCTGGCATTGTCGTTGCCGCCCACCATCACCGGAGGCCAGGTCAAGGGGTTCGCGCTTGCTATGTCGAAGATGGTGATGAACGGCGGTGTGGGGGAGGCCGTGCAGATGGCGAAGTCCAATCTGCGGAACGTGCCGCGTCCGTCGCAATTCAACCCGCGGGGCTGA
- a CDS encoding nitroreductase family deazaflavin-dependent oxidoreductase — MPITGEYEPSPATWAADQVELIEKSGGTEGNELNGMAVVILTTVGAKSGKVRKTPLMRVEHDGKYAVVASLGGAPKNPVWYYNVKANPNVTLRDATQVSDMVAREVTGDEKAIWWERAVAAFPDYAEYQKKTDREIPVFVLEPK, encoded by the coding sequence ATGCCAATTACAGGTGAATATGAACCCAGTCCCGCAACGTGGGCTGCCGACCAGGTTGAACTCATCGAGAAGTCCGGCGGCACCGAGGGCAATGAACTGAACGGCATGGCCGTTGTCATTCTCACGACCGTGGGGGCAAAGTCCGGAAAGGTACGCAAGACGCCGTTGATGCGCGTCGAGCACGACGGAAAGTATGCCGTCGTCGCGTCTCTGGGCGGTGCACCCAAGAATCCGGTCTGGTACTACAACGTCAAAGCGAATCCGAATGTCACTCTGCGTGACGCGACGCAGGTATCGGACATGGTTGCGCGTGAAGTAACCGGTGATGAGAAGGCGATCTGGTGGGAACGCGCGGTTGCGGCGTTCCCCGACTACGCGGAGTATCAGAAGAAGACCGATCGAGAGATTCCGGTATTCGTGCTCGAACCCAAGTAG
- a CDS encoding SDR family NAD(P)-dependent oxidoreductase translates to MKLEELRGGTAVITGAGSGIGEALAHEAASLGMNLVLADISAERLDAVAVNLRADGHRVLAVPTDVRVAAQVDALADAAYAEFGSVALLANNAGLESVGYTWDIPADEWQRVIDVNLTGVFHGIRSFIPRMGADPQRSHLVNTVSVGGVSITPRMTAYAASKHGVQALSECVYLECAEKFPQIQVSVFSPAQVATRIFDDIEVRHDSDQDTEFWRENIRGGMTPQTAAKLYFDGLSRDEFWILTHPEAFERLAGKRAKVLAGKLRPDAVFDGRN, encoded by the coding sequence GTGAAACTCGAAGAATTGCGCGGCGGAACAGCCGTCATCACCGGCGCCGGAAGCGGAATCGGTGAAGCGCTGGCACACGAAGCAGCGTCACTCGGAATGAATCTGGTACTTGCAGATATCTCGGCTGAGCGGCTGGATGCGGTAGCAGTGAACCTGCGTGCGGACGGCCATCGCGTGCTCGCCGTACCGACTGATGTCCGAGTGGCAGCCCAGGTGGATGCGCTCGCCGATGCGGCGTATGCCGAATTCGGTTCTGTTGCACTGCTAGCCAACAATGCCGGTCTTGAATCGGTCGGATACACCTGGGACATTCCGGCAGACGAATGGCAACGTGTCATCGACGTCAATCTCACTGGGGTCTTTCACGGTATTCGTTCGTTCATTCCTCGAATGGGCGCGGATCCGCAGCGCTCGCATCTAGTCAACACTGTGTCGGTGGGCGGTGTCTCGATCACTCCACGGATGACGGCGTACGCGGCGTCGAAGCATGGAGTGCAGGCGCTCAGTGAGTGCGTGTATCTGGAATGCGCCGAGAAGTTTCCGCAGATACAGGTGTCGGTATTCAGTCCGGCGCAGGTGGCCACCAGAATCTTCGACGATATCGAAGTACGCCACGACTCCGATCAGGACACCGAATTCTGGCGAGAGAACATTCGCGGCGGCATGACACCGCAGACCGCTGCGAAGCTGTACTTCGACGGTCTCTCACGAGACGAGTTCTGGATACTCACTCATCCCGAGGCCTTCGAACGACTGGCCGGCAAACGGGCGAAGGTCCTCGCCGGAAAGCTGCGTCCCGACGCGGTATTCGACGGACGGAACTGA
- a CDS encoding mycofactocin-coupled SDR family oxidoreductase: protein MSGRLAGKVALISGGARGIGRAQAVRFAEEGADIIVVDICEAVEHSTTPGSSSADLAETVSLVEGLGRKIAAFEADVRDQKALDAAVAEGVAALGRLDIICGTAGVSSAGKALELSAERWQTMLDVNLTGVWRTCKAGIPHVIDGGAGGSIVLISSIAGLRGLVSVGHYTAAKHGVVGLMRSLSQELAPHSIRVNTVHPANTRTTMLQNPGTMKTVRPDLANPTQEDFEAGLQSMHMLPVAMLDPRDIANASLFLASDEARYITGVTLPVDAGHCQK, encoded by the coding sequence ATGAGCGGGCGGTTGGCGGGCAAAGTTGCACTGATCAGCGGTGGTGCGAGGGGAATCGGCCGCGCCCAAGCGGTTCGATTCGCCGAGGAAGGTGCCGACATCATCGTCGTGGATATCTGTGAGGCGGTGGAACATTCGACGACACCCGGTTCCAGTAGTGCAGACCTGGCCGAGACCGTGAGTTTGGTAGAAGGTCTGGGGCGCAAGATCGCTGCTTTCGAGGCGGACGTTCGCGATCAGAAGGCGCTGGACGCTGCAGTTGCCGAAGGTGTTGCTGCGCTTGGTCGGTTGGACATCATCTGCGGTACGGCCGGCGTCAGCTCCGCGGGAAAGGCTCTCGAACTGTCCGCAGAGCGTTGGCAGACCATGCTCGACGTCAACCTGACCGGCGTGTGGCGCACGTGCAAGGCTGGTATTCCACACGTGATCGACGGCGGCGCCGGTGGGTCCATCGTCTTGATCAGCTCGATCGCCGGATTGCGCGGTTTGGTGAGCGTCGGCCACTACACGGCCGCAAAACACGGCGTGGTCGGATTGATGCGGTCTCTCTCGCAAGAACTTGCGCCGCACAGTATTCGGGTTAATACGGTTCACCCCGCCAACACACGTACGACGATGCTTCAGAACCCCGGAACCATGAAGACCGTGCGACCTGATCTGGCGAACCCCACGCAGGAAGACTTCGAGGCGGGTCTACAGTCCATGCACATGTTGCCGGTCGCGATGCTCGATCCGCGAGACATCGCGAATGCCAGCTTGTTCCTGGCTTCGGACGAGGCGCGATACATCACCGGCGTAACTCTGCCCGTTGACGCCGGCCACTGCCAGAAATAG